The following are encoded together in the Bacillus sp. NP157 genome:
- the treZ gene encoding malto-oligosyltrehalose trehalohydrolase — translation MIGKFHHAMPYGARLLADGNTRFRLWAPDVDSVSLECADGHVAEMRALDDGWFECICPRGVDCAYRFRIGADLAVPDPASRRQRDGDVHGYSVVVDPGAYTWRHAGWQGRPWRDTVLYELHVGAFGGFAGVEKALPGLAALGVTAVELMPIAEFAGSRNWGYDGVLPYAPAAAYGTPDELKSMVDTAHGLGLMVFLDVVYNHFGPDGNYLHAYASGFFDEGADTPWGSAIGVATPQVGDYFVHNALYWIEEYQLDGLRFDAVHAIGNPGWLSSLASRVHAAVGGERHVHLVLENEANQANLLGRGRFDAQWNDDFHNALHVLLTGEQEGYYAHYLPPMPRLLRTLREGFAFQGEPMGGKRRGEPSGHLSPLRFVNFLQNHDQVGNRAFGDRLTTLVEPAVVEAALALLLLAPFVPMLFMGEEHGSRTPFLFFTDFPGEDLRKAVRDGRRREFAAFTQFGGEEIPDPNEHDTFGRSVPEPDAALGAARNELVKRLIALRSKHIAPHLDDATSRGAEALGEKALRAAWTLGGGTLSLYVNLGDVDVTVAQPPSPAAAWLHGDAADIASLSRGLLPARRALACLES, via the coding sequence ATGATCGGCAAGTTCCATCACGCCATGCCGTACGGTGCGCGCCTGCTCGCGGATGGCAACACCCGCTTCCGCCTGTGGGCACCCGACGTGGACAGCGTCTCGCTGGAATGCGCCGACGGCCATGTCGCCGAGATGCGTGCGCTCGACGACGGCTGGTTCGAATGCATCTGCCCGCGCGGCGTCGATTGCGCCTACCGCTTCCGCATCGGCGCCGACCTCGCCGTACCCGATCCGGCCTCGCGGCGTCAGCGCGACGGCGACGTGCACGGCTACAGCGTCGTCGTCGATCCCGGCGCCTACACCTGGCGTCACGCAGGCTGGCAGGGCAGGCCGTGGCGCGACACCGTGCTTTACGAATTACACGTCGGCGCCTTCGGTGGCTTCGCCGGCGTGGAGAAGGCCTTGCCCGGCCTCGCCGCGCTCGGTGTCACCGCGGTGGAGCTGATGCCGATCGCCGAGTTCGCCGGCTCGCGCAACTGGGGCTATGACGGCGTGCTGCCGTATGCACCGGCCGCGGCCTACGGGACCCCCGACGAACTGAAGTCGATGGTCGATACGGCGCATGGGCTGGGCCTGATGGTCTTCCTCGACGTGGTCTACAACCACTTCGGTCCCGACGGTAATTACCTGCACGCCTACGCGTCGGGCTTCTTCGACGAGGGCGCGGACACCCCGTGGGGTTCCGCGATCGGCGTCGCCACGCCGCAGGTCGGCGACTACTTCGTCCACAACGCGCTGTACTGGATCGAGGAATACCAGCTCGACGGCCTGCGCTTCGACGCCGTCCATGCGATCGGCAATCCCGGCTGGCTGTCGTCGCTGGCCTCGCGCGTGCACGCCGCGGTCGGTGGCGAGCGGCACGTGCACCTGGTGCTCGAGAATGAAGCCAACCAGGCTAACCTGCTGGGCCGCGGCCGCTTCGACGCGCAGTGGAACGACGACTTCCACAATGCGTTGCATGTGCTGCTCACCGGTGAGCAGGAGGGCTACTACGCCCACTACCTGCCGCCGATGCCGCGCCTGTTGCGGACCCTGCGCGAAGGCTTCGCCTTCCAGGGCGAGCCGATGGGTGGCAAGCGTCGCGGCGAACCCAGCGGCCATCTGTCGCCGCTGCGCTTCGTCAACTTCCTGCAGAACCACGACCAGGTCGGCAACCGCGCCTTCGGCGACCGGCTGACCACGCTGGTCGAGCCGGCGGTGGTCGAAGCCGCGCTGGCCTTGCTCCTGCTCGCACCGTTCGTGCCGATGCTGTTCATGGGCGAGGAGCACGGCAGCCGCACGCCGTTCCTGTTCTTCACCGACTTCCCCGGGGAAGACCTGCGCAAGGCCGTGCGTGACGGTCGCCGTCGCGAGTTCGCCGCGTTCACGCAGTTTGGTGGCGAAGAGATCCCCGATCCGAACGAACACGATACCTTCGGCCGTTCCGTCCCCGAGCCCGACGCGGCGCTGGGCGCTGCGCGGAATGAACTGGTGAAGCGCCTGATCGCGCTGCGCTCGAAACATATTGCGCCACACCTCGACGACGCGACGAGCCGCGGCGCGGAGGCGCTGGGCGAGAAGGCGCTGCGTGCAGCGTGGACGCTCGGCGGCGGCACGCTGTCCCTGTACGTCAATCTCGGCGACGTCGACGTCACGGTCGCCCAACCACCATCCCCCGCGGCGGCGTGGCTACACGGCGACGCGGCCGACATTGCTTCCCTTTCGCGCGGCCTGCTCCCCGCCCGTCGCGCGCTTGCCTGCCTGGAGTCCTGA